One window from the genome of Acinetobacter lanii encodes:
- the gyrA gene encoding DNA gyrase subunit A, with the protein MSVSEIRPIAIEDELKSSYLDYAMSVIVSRALPDVRDGLKPVHRRVLFAMHELGNDYNKAYKKSARVVGDVIGKYHPHGDSAVYETIVRMAQEFSLRYQLVDGQGNFGSVDGDSAAAMRYTEVRMRKLTHELLADLEKDTVEWEDNYDGSERIPQVMPTRVPNLLVNGVTGIAVGMATNMAPHNMTEVVNACLAYANNPNISIEGLMEHISGPDFPTGGIIYGKSGIVDAYRTGKGRLHIRGKYHFEEDPKNGRTTIVFTEIPYQVNKAKTIERIAELVKEKKLEGISELRDESDKEGMRIAIDLKRGENAEVIVNNLFQNTQLENSFSINMVCLDNGQPKLMNLKDIIAAFIRHRQEVVTRRTMFELRKARERGHILEGLTVALANIDRIIETIKTSANPSEARERLQAGEWNAGGVVALLEKAGSVSVRPEVIEGEDLAKPFGFDGSIYRLSPTQVGAILELRLHRLTGLEQDKLHAEYSDILAQIAEYTAILNDFNLLMDVIREELALILQQYGDARKTSIVESRIDFSREDLIPEEQMVLTVSKTGYAKTQPLSDYAAQRRGGRGKSATSMKEDDYIQHLIVTSNHATVLCFTNVGKVYRLKVYEVPQASRGSKGRPMVNLLPLEENETITAILPVVDAPKKFKERLVDFKAFVKANAAKLQENQVINGHFDALQTALAELEDGADDISEALRVQLKQLGIELSASDLDDEIIYDFAQQAEAVRKNFYVFMATASGTIKRVELEQFSNVRSNGLRAIDLKEEDTLIGVAITDGEQQIMLFSNEGKAIRFAETDVRAMGRSAKGVRGMRVTFAAATSEEDIDSEVDSDDEDTSDSNVMSRIVSLVVVPEEGEVLCACANGYGKRTPVGDFPTKKRGGKGVIAIKTSERNGELVGAVSIDATKELMLISDGGTLVRTRASEVATTGRNAQGVRLIRLGNEEILVGVVSVEAVEEDEFIETTEGEALVDAETLVDDETIIDQVENESDLNESEDE; encoded by the coding sequence ATGAGCGTATCGGAAATTAGACCGATTGCCATTGAGGATGAACTTAAAAGCTCATATCTCGACTATGCTATGAGTGTGATTGTATCTCGTGCATTACCAGACGTTAGAGATGGTCTAAAGCCTGTTCATCGTCGTGTGCTTTTCGCCATGCACGAACTAGGCAACGACTATAACAAAGCATATAAAAAATCTGCACGTGTGGTCGGTGACGTCATCGGTAAATATCACCCGCATGGTGACTCAGCAGTTTATGAAACCATCGTTCGTATGGCGCAAGAATTTAGCTTGCGTTATCAGTTGGTTGATGGTCAAGGTAACTTTGGTTCAGTCGATGGTGACAGCGCAGCGGCAATGCGTTATACCGAAGTTCGTATGCGTAAATTGACCCATGAACTTTTGGCGGATCTTGAAAAAGACACCGTAGAGTGGGAAGACAACTACGACGGTTCTGAACGTATTCCTCAAGTGATGCCGACACGTGTTCCTAACCTCTTAGTGAATGGTGTTACCGGTATCGCAGTGGGTATGGCAACCAACATGGCACCGCATAACATGACGGAAGTTGTGAATGCCTGCCTTGCTTATGCCAATAATCCAAATATCAGCATTGAAGGTTTGATGGAGCATATCTCTGGTCCAGATTTCCCGACGGGCGGTATTATTTATGGTAAATCAGGCATTGTAGATGCGTACCGTACCGGTAAAGGTCGTCTGCATATCCGTGGTAAATATCATTTTGAAGAAGATCCGAAAAATGGTCGTACCACGATCGTTTTCACTGAAATTCCATATCAAGTCAATAAAGCGAAAACCATTGAGCGTATTGCTGAATTGGTAAAAGAGAAAAAACTTGAGGGAATTTCGGAGCTTCGTGACGAATCCGATAAAGAAGGGATGCGTATTGCGATTGATTTGAAGCGTGGTGAAAACGCTGAAGTGATCGTAAACAACTTGTTCCAAAACACGCAACTTGAGAACTCTTTCAGCATTAACATGGTTTGCCTAGACAATGGTCAGCCGAAGTTAATGAACTTAAAAGACATCATTGCGGCGTTTATTCGTCATCGTCAAGAAGTGGTGACCCGTCGTACCATGTTTGAGTTACGCAAAGCGCGTGAACGTGGTCATATCTTAGAAGGTTTGACGGTTGCTTTAGCCAATATTGATCGCATTATTGAAACCATTAAAACCTCTGCAAATCCAAGTGAGGCGCGTGAGCGTTTACAAGCGGGCGAGTGGAATGCGGGTGGCGTGGTCGCTTTGCTTGAGAAAGCAGGCTCAGTATCTGTACGTCCTGAGGTGATTGAAGGTGAAGATCTGGCGAAACCATTTGGTTTTGATGGCAGTATCTACCGTCTTTCTCCAACGCAAGTGGGCGCGATTCTAGAATTACGTTTACACCGTTTAACTGGTCTTGAGCAAGACAAGTTACATGCAGAATATTCTGATATTTTGGCGCAAATTGCTGAATATACAGCTATTTTGAATGATTTTAATTTGTTGATGGATGTGATTCGTGAAGAATTGGCATTGATCCTTCAACAATATGGCGATGCACGTAAAACGTCAATTGTTGAATCACGTATCGACTTCTCGCGTGAAGATTTGATTCCTGAAGAGCAAATGGTATTAACCGTTTCAAAAACAGGCTATGCAAAAACTCAACCACTGTCTGATTATGCTGCTCAGCGTCGTGGCGGTCGTGGTAAATCTGCGACGTCGATGAAAGAAGATGATTACATCCAACATCTGATCGTGACTTCGAATCACGCAACAGTACTGTGTTTTACTAATGTGGGTAAAGTGTATCGTCTGAAAGTCTATGAAGTGCCACAAGCGTCACGTGGCTCGAAAGGCCGCCCGATGGTGAACTTATTGCCGTTGGAAGAGAATGAAACCATTACAGCGATTCTGCCTGTCGTGGATGCGCCGAAGAAATTTAAAGAACGCTTGGTGGATTTCAAAGCATTTGTGAAAGCCAATGCTGCGAAATTGCAAGAAAATCAAGTGATCAATGGTCATTTTGATGCACTTCAAACAGCACTTGCTGAGCTTGAAGATGGTGCGGATGATATTTCTGAAGCATTACGTGTTCAGTTAAAACAATTGGGCATTGAGCTATCTGCAAGCGATTTAGATGATGAAATCATCTACGATTTTGCACAACAAGCGGAAGCGGTACGTAAAAACTTCTACGTGTTCATGGCCACTGCATCGGGCACGATTAAACGTGTTGAACTTGAGCAATTCTCGAATGTTCGTTCGAACGGTTTACGTGCGATTGATCTGAAAGAAGAAGACACCTTAATTGGTGTTGCGATTACCGATGGCGAACAGCAAATCATGTTGTTCTCGAATGAAGGTAAAGCGATTCGTTTTGCTGAAACTGACGTTCGTGCGATGGGTCGTTCAGCCAAAGGTGTTCGTGGTATGCGTGTCACTTTCGCTGCTGCAACGTCTGAAGAAGATATAGATTCTGAGGTAGATTCGGATGATGAAGATACGTCAGACAGCAATGTGATGAGCCGTATCGTATCGCTTGTGGTTGTACCAGAAGAAGGTGAAGTGCTGTGTGCATGTGCCAACGGTTATGGTAAACGTACACCAGTGGGCGACTTCCCAACCAAGAAACGTGGCGGTAAGGGGGTGATTGCGATCAAAACCTCTGAACGTAACGGTGAGCTTGTGGGCGCAGTCTCGATTGATGCAACCAAAGAGCTGATGTTGATTTCTGATGGTGGTACTTTGGTTCGTACCCGTGCCTCTGAAGTGGCAACCACAGGTCGTAATGCGCAAGGTGTTCGTCTGATCCGTTTAGGGAATGAAGAAATCCTTGTGGGTGTGGTTTCAGTTGAAGCTGTCGAAGAAGATGAGTTTATCGAAACGACTGAAGGCGAAGCATTGGTTGATGCTGAAACGTTGGTAGATGATGAAACGATCATTGATCAAGTTGAAAATGAATCGGATTTAAATGAATCTGAAGATGAATAA
- a CDS encoding HlyD family secretion protein: MNHEQAPSDQGNTPSSNTGGAVDATLDQQVLPSTSKRSEHSEKNHSPKPIIKMLIAILVIALLGLIAYGLWKAYQPKPVELQGRVEAETIHVSTKIPSRIEEIYIQDGQQVKQGQPLVRLVSPEIDAKKQQALASLQSALALQSTAERGSQQENIDSLYANWQSLKAQQTLAETTYQRGANLYKEGVISRQRRDEMQAAAQSAREMTQAAYQQYRRAQRGSTPQQKSSADAQVKIAQAAVDEANALSAETQLLLSPLNGTVSKIYGKPTELVATGVPVVSIIKDDDISVSLNIREDQYAQVYQAKTLQGFIPALNRTAVFKIEHISAEGEFATIKTTRQTGGYDVRSFKVSLVPTQKIADLKVGMSVLFKVDAAQ, translated from the coding sequence ATGAATCATGAGCAAGCACCCTCTGATCAAGGCAATACACCCTCAAGCAACACGGGCGGGGCTGTTGATGCCACTTTAGATCAGCAAGTTTTACCATCGACATCTAAACGCTCTGAACATTCTGAAAAGAATCACTCCCCTAAACCAATCATCAAAATGCTGATTGCGATTTTGGTTATTGCATTATTGGGTCTAATTGCTTATGGCCTTTGGAAAGCCTATCAACCCAAACCAGTTGAACTGCAAGGGCGAGTTGAAGCTGAAACTATACATGTCAGTACCAAGATCCCGAGTCGAATTGAAGAAATTTATATTCAAGATGGTCAACAGGTCAAACAAGGTCAGCCTTTGGTTCGTTTGGTCAGTCCTGAAATTGATGCCAAAAAACAACAAGCCCTCGCCAGCCTACAATCTGCTTTAGCCTTACAATCCACAGCCGAACGTGGCTCACAACAAGAAAATATCGACAGTCTGTATGCCAATTGGCAAAGCTTAAAAGCACAACAAACATTGGCAGAAACCACCTATCAGCGTGGCGCAAACCTGTATAAAGAAGGCGTGATTTCAAGACAACGTCGTGATGAAATGCAGGCTGCTGCCCAATCTGCAAGAGAAATGACCCAAGCTGCTTATCAACAATACCGACGAGCACAACGTGGCAGCACCCCACAACAAAAAAGCTCTGCCGATGCACAAGTCAAAATTGCACAAGCTGCCGTCGATGAAGCCAATGCACTCTCTGCTGAAACGCAGTTACTACTGTCACCCTTAAATGGCACAGTCTCTAAAATATATGGCAAACCCACAGAATTAGTGGCAACAGGTGTACCTGTGGTCAGCATTATTAAGGATGATGACATTTCGGTGTCACTCAATATTCGTGAAGACCAATATGCTCAAGTCTACCAAGCCAAAACTCTACAAGGCTTTATTCCAGCTTTAAATCGAACGGCTGTTTTTAAAATCGAGCATATAAGTGCTGAAGGTGAATTTGCCACCATTAAAACCACCCGTCAAACCGGTGGTTATGATGTGCGTAGTTTTAAAGTCAGCTTAGTCCCGACTCAAAAAATTGCTGACTTAAAAGTGGGTATGAGCGTGTTGTTTAAAGTGGATGCAGCTCAATAA
- a CDS encoding ABC transporter permease, translating into MWQGILRELRYLLRSKWDLCLVTLAPLFVIILFSCMFAQGKPSALPIAILDQDHSQLSHQIEKHVRLNHSLHIKTITANQNEIEQLLNQTDIWGYISIPSGAEQRLVHAKDAQISILFNQSYFSVGNSISTAMLLSTLGALKDFSGHDYLENTLPYLEAPTPNVKISTLYNPNLSYEFYLEPYMIPAILHLLLCCCVAFAVGQEFKTGTAQAWLDGQSRFTALFSKNMTYVLIFSLWTWAWMFWLIEIRGWFVEGSLWLILLGQFLFYSAYAFMSSAVVLVTQNLAKSFGFIAVYGGSSLSFAGVTLPLNNAPLFTKFWANIIPYTPYAKLQTEQWVVGSPFEVSFIPLLALVVYFILYLALAMLFFKKALRGVQA; encoded by the coding sequence ATGTGGCAAGGCATATTGCGTGAATTACGTTATCTGCTCAGATCTAAATGGGATTTATGCCTGGTTACGCTTGCGCCTTTGTTTGTGATCATTTTATTCAGTTGCATGTTTGCTCAGGGCAAGCCCTCAGCGCTTCCGATTGCCATTTTGGATCAAGACCACAGTCAATTAAGTCATCAGATAGAAAAACATGTTCGTCTGAATCATAGCTTGCATATCAAAACCATCACAGCCAATCAAAATGAGATTGAACAACTGCTGAATCAAACCGATATTTGGGGCTATATCAGCATTCCTTCGGGTGCAGAACAACGTTTGGTACACGCCAAAGATGCACAGATCAGTATTTTGTTCAATCAAAGCTACTTTAGTGTCGGTAACAGTATTTCTACCGCTATGTTGCTGAGCACCTTAGGCGCACTTAAAGATTTTAGTGGTCATGATTATTTAGAAAATACGCTTCCTTATTTAGAAGCACCCACGCCCAATGTTAAAATTTCGACGCTTTACAATCCGAATTTGAGTTATGAGTTCTACCTCGAACCTTATATGATTCCTGCGATTCTACATTTACTACTCTGCTGTTGTGTCGCCTTTGCAGTCGGTCAAGAATTTAAAACGGGTACTGCTCAAGCTTGGTTAGACGGTCAAAGTCGTTTTACTGCCCTATTCTCTAAAAATATGACCTATGTGCTGATCTTTAGTCTATGGACATGGGCTTGGATGTTCTGGTTAATTGAAATTCGGGGTTGGTTTGTTGAAGGCTCTTTATGGCTGATTTTGCTCGGACAGTTTTTATTTTATAGCGCCTATGCATTTATGAGCAGCGCTGTGGTGTTGGTAACGCAAAATCTTGCCAAGAGTTTTGGTTTTATTGCAGTGTATGGTGGCTCATCCTTAAGTTTTGCAGGTGTGACATTACCCTTAAACAATGCCCCGCTGTTTACCAAATTTTGGGCGAATATCATTCCTTATACCCCGTATGCCAAATTACAAACCGAACAATGGGTAGTGGGCAGTCCATTTGAGGTCTCATTTATCCCGCTCTTGGCTTTAGTGGTTTATTTCATACTGTATTTAGCTTTGGCCATGCTGTTCTTTAAAAAGGCCTTGCGTGGAGTCCAAGCATGA
- a CDS encoding electron transfer flavoprotein subunit alpha/FixB family protein, whose amino-acid sequence MSILVIAEHDNKALNGATLNVVAAAQKIGGDITVLVAGSGAQAVADEAAKVAGVSKVLLADNAAYANQLAENVAALVADLGKGYSHILAASTTSGKNVLPRAAALLDASMITDIVAVEGAKTFKRPIYAGNAIATVESAEDIVLATVRGTAFDAVAAEGGSAAVEAVADVKDAGISKFISEEIVKSERPELTAARIVVSGGRGVGSGENYHTVLDPLADKLGAAQGASRAAVDAGFVPNDMQVGQTGKIVAPDLYIAVGISGAIQHLAGMKDSKVIVAINKDEEAPINAVADYWLVGDLNTVVPELVSKL is encoded by the coding sequence ATGAGTATTTTAGTTATCGCTGAGCACGACAATAAAGCACTAAACGGTGCAACTTTAAACGTTGTTGCTGCAGCACAAAAAATCGGTGGTGATATCACTGTATTGGTTGCGGGTTCAGGCGCGCAAGCGGTTGCTGATGAAGCAGCGAAAGTTGCGGGTGTAAGTAAAGTTTTACTTGCTGACAATGCAGCGTATGCAAATCAATTGGCTGAAAACGTAGCTGCTCTTGTTGCAGATTTGGGCAAAGGCTATTCACATATCCTTGCTGCGTCTACAACTTCAGGTAAAAACGTGTTGCCACGTGCTGCTGCGCTTCTTGATGCAAGCATGATTACGGACATCGTTGCGGTTGAAGGTGCTAAAACGTTCAAGCGTCCAATCTATGCAGGTAATGCGATTGCAACTGTAGAATCTGCAGAAGATATCGTGCTTGCAACTGTTCGTGGTACTGCATTTGATGCTGTAGCAGCTGAAGGTGGTTCTGCTGCGGTTGAAGCGGTTGCTGATGTTAAAGATGCGGGTATTTCTAAGTTTATTTCTGAAGAAATCGTGAAATCTGAACGTCCAGAATTAACTGCTGCTCGTATCGTGGTTTCAGGTGGTCGTGGTGTAGGTTCAGGTGAAAACTATCATACTGTACTTGATCCATTGGCAGACAAATTGGGTGCAGCGCAAGGTGCATCACGTGCTGCGGTTGATGCTGGCTTCGTTCCAAACGACATGCAAGTGGGTCAAACAGGTAAAATCGTTGCACCTGATTTGTACATCGCTGTGGGTATCTCAGGTGCGATTCAGCATTTGGCAGGTATGAAGGATTCTAAAGTGATCGTTGCGATCAACAAAGATGAAGAAGCACCAATCAATGCAGTTGCTGACTACTGGTTAGTGGGTGATTTGAATACAGTTGTTCCTGAATTGGTTTCTAAACTTTAA
- a CDS encoding ABC transporter permease, with the protein MKKLNHDKTPPSKTSFWYYYTKTFKDILKNTSIFTTLILSVLIYSFFYPNAYKAEHAESLPIIVVDEEPSQISNTIINAVSQSPNVEIRAVLGDFKQAENMIKAQQADGILLLPHNLSNSLHRGEVGGIGLYLSAANFLKTQKIGLGLAASLENALKEQAEKFSHISEFSPALSVHRIPLFNTLSGYGSYVFPAVAPLIVHQTILLGLCMLIATYRLHPWQPKKYQFWAIFCAILSIGTLSCFYLFGFTFWLNDYPHGGNFWGMLLGVPIYVSCVIGLSMLLASFLDLPERAGHVIVFSSIPLFLLSGTAWPHAAMPEWMQWLGNALPSTQGIQMFIQLNQMGVPTALVIPKMIYLACFGAICTLLSFYRLNVK; encoded by the coding sequence ATGAAGAAGCTGAATCATGACAAAACTCCACCATCTAAAACATCATTTTGGTATTACTACACCAAAACGTTTAAAGACATCCTAAAAAACACGTCTATATTTACCACACTGATTTTATCTGTCTTGATCTATAGTTTCTTTTATCCGAATGCGTATAAAGCAGAGCATGCAGAGTCACTTCCGATTATTGTAGTCGATGAAGAACCGAGCCAAATTTCCAATACCATTATCAATGCTGTTTCACAAAGTCCCAATGTTGAAATTCGAGCGGTGCTTGGAGACTTTAAACAAGCGGAAAACATGATTAAGGCGCAACAAGCGGATGGCATATTATTGCTACCGCATAATCTATCCAATAGCCTGCATCGTGGTGAAGTGGGTGGTATTGGTTTATACCTCAGTGCCGCCAATTTTCTAAAAACCCAAAAAATTGGCTTGGGACTCGCCGCATCTTTAGAAAATGCCTTAAAGGAGCAAGCTGAAAAATTCAGCCATATTTCTGAATTCAGCCCAGCATTGTCGGTTCATCGAATTCCGTTATTTAATACGCTGTCTGGTTATGGTAGTTATGTGTTCCCTGCTGTTGCCCCATTGATCGTACATCAAACCATTTTGCTTGGTCTTTGCATGCTGATTGCAACTTACCGTTTACACCCCTGGCAACCTAAAAAATATCAATTTTGGGCTATCTTCTGTGCGATATTGAGTATTGGAACGCTGTCTTGTTTCTATTTATTTGGTTTTACTTTTTGGCTCAATGATTATCCGCATGGGGGGAACTTTTGGGGCATGTTGCTTGGGGTACCGATTTATGTCAGTTGTGTAATCGGGCTATCCATGCTGTTAGCCTCGTTTTTGGATCTACCAGAACGTGCAGGTCATGTTATTGTCTTTAGCTCCATTCCTTTATTCTTACTTTCAGGGACTGCTTGGCCCCATGCTGCGATGCCTGAATGGATGCAATGGCTGGGTAATGCCCTCCCTTCCACCCAAGGCATCCAAATGTTTATACAGCTGAATCAAATGGGCGTGCCAACCGCATTGGTGATTCCTAAAATGATTTATTTGGCATGTTTCGGCGCAATCTGCACCTTATTGAGTTTTTATCGTTTAAATGTAAAATAG
- a CDS encoding electron transfer flavoprotein subunit beta/FixA family protein — MKALVAVKRVVDANVKVRVKPDNSGVDLTNVKMSINPFDEIAVEEAVRLKEKGTVTEIVVVSIGPKEAQEQIRSAMALGADRGILVEADDSQLGALEVAKILKGIVEQEKPELILLGKQAIDDDSNQVGQMLGALLGAGQGTFASVVKVEGTTVQVTREVDGGLQTVELNTPAIITTDLRLNEPRYAALPNIMKARKKPLDTKTPADFGVTSTTKLKTVKVEPPADRKAGVQVKSVDELVEKLKNEAKVI; from the coding sequence ATGAAGGCTCTTGTTGCTGTAAAACGTGTGGTTGATGCCAACGTTAAAGTTCGCGTTAAACCGGACAATAGTGGGGTTGACCTTACTAACGTTAAAATGTCGATCAACCCATTTGACGAAATCGCAGTGGAAGAAGCGGTTCGTTTAAAAGAAAAAGGGACTGTTACTGAAATCGTTGTTGTTTCTATTGGTCCTAAAGAAGCACAAGAACAAATTCGTTCTGCGATGGCGCTTGGTGCTGACCGCGGTATCTTGGTTGAAGCTGATGACAGCCAACTGGGTGCTTTGGAAGTGGCTAAGATCCTAAAAGGCATCGTAGAACAAGAAAAACCAGAACTTATCCTTCTGGGTAAACAGGCAATTGATGACGACTCAAATCAAGTTGGTCAAATGCTAGGTGCATTGCTTGGCGCAGGTCAAGGTACATTTGCTTCAGTGGTTAAAGTTGAAGGCACAACAGTTCAAGTAACACGTGAAGTGGACGGTGGTCTACAAACTGTTGAGTTGAACACGCCTGCGATCATTACAACCGATTTGCGTTTGAATGAACCACGTTATGCTGCGCTTCCAAACATTATGAAAGCACGTAAAAAACCATTGGATACCAAAACTCCAGCGGACTTTGGCGTGACGTCTACAACAAAACTTAAAACAGTGAAAGTTGAGCCACCAGCAGATCGTAAAGCTGGCGTTCAAGTGAAATCTGTAGATGAGCTTGTTGAAAAACTTAAAAATGAAGCGAAAGTGATCTAA
- the gltP gene encoding glutamate/aspartate:proton symporter GltP, producing MKRIKISLAWQIVIALILGVLVGSFLHNTPEYRDLLINNVLSPLGKIFINLIKMIVIPLVVSMLILGIANAGDGKSVGKLGFKTIVYFEIITTVAIVVGLVAANVFKPGLGIDMSSLTQTDISQYQQTTQEVSSQAHGLVHTVLSVIPSNIFSAMTDGHMLPIIFFSVIFGLGLGSLTKETKQPLLDVLKAISETMFKVTHMIMMFAPFGVFGLIAVTVASFGFSSLVPLVKLAVLVYAAILFFIFVVLGLVAKFCGFSIWTVIKILKDELILAYSTASSETVLPRMMEKMEAYGAPKSITSFVVPIGYSFNLDGSTLYQSIAAIFIAQLYGIDLTITQQIVLVLTLMITSKGIAGVPGVSFVVLLATLGSVGIPLEGLAFIAGIDRILDMARTVLNVIGNALAVLVISKWEGQFDTEKQKNYDITAQNQL from the coding sequence ATGAAGAGAATTAAGATTAGCCTTGCATGGCAAATCGTAATTGCGCTCATTTTAGGTGTGCTTGTTGGCTCTTTTTTGCATAACACACCAGAATACCGTGATCTGTTAATCAACAATGTACTGAGTCCTCTTGGTAAAATTTTCATTAACTTGATTAAGATGATCGTGATTCCACTTGTGGTTTCTATGTTGATTCTTGGTATTGCCAATGCTGGCGATGGCAAAAGTGTCGGAAAACTGGGTTTTAAAACCATCGTCTATTTCGAGATCATTACCACAGTTGCAATTGTGGTCGGCTTAGTCGCTGCGAATGTGTTTAAACCAGGTTTAGGCATTGATATGTCAAGCCTTACCCAAACAGATATCTCACAATACCAACAAACCACACAAGAAGTGAGTAGCCAAGCGCACGGTCTAGTGCATACCGTGTTGTCTGTGATTCCTTCAAATATTTTTTCAGCAATGACTGATGGTCATATGCTTCCGATCATCTTCTTTTCGGTGATTTTTGGTTTAGGTTTAGGTTCACTTACTAAAGAAACCAAACAACCTTTGCTTGATGTCTTAAAAGCTATTTCTGAAACCATGTTTAAAGTGACCCACATGATCATGATGTTTGCACCTTTTGGTGTGTTCGGTCTGATCGCTGTGACGGTTGCAAGTTTCGGTTTTAGCTCTCTCGTACCATTAGTGAAACTTGCTGTACTGGTGTATGCCGCAATCTTGTTCTTCATCTTTGTGGTGCTGGGTTTAGTTGCCAAATTCTGTGGTTTCAGCATTTGGACAGTGATCAAAATCTTAAAAGACGAATTGATCTTGGCGTACTCAACTGCAAGTTCAGAAACGGTATTGCCACGTATGATGGAAAAAATGGAAGCGTATGGTGCACCGAAATCGATTACCAGCTTCGTTGTTCCCATTGGTTACTCGTTTAACCTCGATGGTTCTACCCTGTATCAAAGTATTGCTGCAATCTTTATTGCACAGCTTTACGGGATCGATCTCACCATCACACAACAGATCGTGCTTGTATTGACCTTGATGATTACCTCTAAAGGCATTGCAGGTGTACCTGGCGTGTCTTTCGTGGTGCTTTTGGCAACACTTGGCAGTGTCGGTATTCCGCTTGAAGGTCTGGCATTTATTGCAGGTATCGACCGTATCTTAGATATGGCACGTACCGTATTAAATGTGATTGGTAATGCCCTTGCTGTGCTTGTGATCAGTAAATGGGAAGGTCAATTCGACACTGAAAAGCAAAAGAACTATGACATTACTGCGCAAAACCAACTTTAA